In Ornithodoros turicata isolate Travis chromosome 1, ASM3712646v1, whole genome shotgun sequence, the DNA window CGGCATAGGCAccgaaacaaataaaaaaattgaGGGGCCACCTCAGTGCTCACGTAATGGAAAACAGAATTAAATACACTTTGTTTATATAAGGTGATGTCACCaggtacagtagaacctcgctaTAGTAACTCTGCTTGTAGTAAAACTCCGCTTATAGTAAAAGAAGACTGTGGTTCCGACTAAATTAATATACACCCAATGGCTTATTTTTCTGATATAGTAAACAGAAAAATTCTAGGATACCCATATAGTAAAGAACGGACACTCAGAATCTGGGATTCCGGCATAGgcaccaaacaaacaaaaaaattgaggGGCCACCTCAGTGCTCACGTAATGAAAAACACAATTAAATACACTTTGTATATATAAGGTGATGTCGCCAGGTACAGTAGAACCTGGTTATGGTAACTCCGCTTGTAGTGAAACTCCACTTATAGTAAAAGAAGACTGTGGTTCCGACTAAATTCCTATAGACCCAATGGCTTATTTTTCTGATAGAGTAAACAGAAAAATTCTAGGATACCCATACAGTAAAGAACGGACACTCAGAATGTGGGATTCCGGCATAGGCACcggaacaaacaaaaaaattgaggGGCCACCTCAGTGCTCATGTAATGGAAAACACAATTAAATACACTTTGTATCTATAAGGTGATGTCGCCAGATACAGTACAACTTCGTTATGGTAACTCTGCTCGTAGCAAAACTCCACTTATAGTAAAAGAAGACTGTAATTCCGACTAAATTCCTACAGACCCAATGGCTTATTTTTCTGATATAGAAAACAGAAAAATTCTAGGATACCCATATAGTAAAGAACGGACACTCAGAATGTGGGGTTCCGGCATAGGCaccgaaacaaacaaaaaaattgaggGGCCACCTCAGTGCTCACGTAATGGAAAACACAATTAAATACACTTTGTATCTATAAGGTGATGTCACCAGGTACAGTAGAACCTAGTTATGGTAACTCCGCTTGTAGTAAAACTCCACTTATAGTAAAAGAAGACTGTGGTTCCGACTAAATTCCTATAGACCCAATGGCTTATTTTTCTGATAGAGTAAACAGAAAAATTCTAGGATACTCATATAGTAAAGAACGGACACTCAGAATGTGGGGTTCCGGCATAGGCACCGAAACAAAAAAATTGTGGGGCCACCTCAGTGCTCACGTAATGGAAAACACAATTAAATACACTTTGTATCTATAAGGTCATGTCACCAGGTACAGTAGAACCTAGTTATGGTAACTCCGCTTGTAGTAAAACTCCACTTATAGTAAAAGAAGACTGGTTCCGACTAAATTCCTATAGACCCAATGGCTTATTTTTCTGATAGAGTAAACAGAAAAATTCTAGGATACTCATATAGTAAAGAACGGACACTCAGAATGTGGGATTCCGGCATAGGCACCGAAACAAAAAAATTGTGGGGCCACCTCAGTGCTCACGTAATGGAAAACACAATTAAATACACTTTGTATCTATAAGGTCATGTCACCAGGTACAGTAGAACCTAGTTATGGTAACTCCGCTTGTAGTAAAACTCCACTTATAGTAAAAGAAGACTGGTTCCGACTAAATTCCTATAGACCCAATGGCTTATTTTTCTGATAGAGTAAACAGAAAAATTCTAGGATACTCATATAGTAAAGAACGGACACTCAGAATGTGGGATTCCGGCATAGGCACCGAAACAAAAAAATTGTGGGGCCACCTCAGTGCTCACGTAATGGAAAACACAATTAAATACACTTTGTATCTATAAGGTCATGTCACCAGGTACAGTAGAACCTAGTTATGGTAACTCCGCTTGTAGTAAAACTCCACTTATAGTAAAAGAAGACTGGTTCCGACTAAATTCCTATAGACCCAATGGCTTATTTTTCTGATAGAGTAAACAGAAAAATTCTAGGATACTCATATAGTAAAGAACGGACACTCAGAATGTGGGATTCCGGCATAGGCACCGAAACAAAAAAATTGTGGGGCCACCTCAGTGCTCACGTAATGGAAAACACAATTAAATACACTTTGTATCTATAAGGTGATGTCACCaggtacagtagaacctcgttatGGTAACTCAGCTTGTAGTAAAACTCCACTTATAGTAAAAGAAGACTGTGGTTCCGACTAAATTCCTATAGACCCAATGGCTTATTTTTCTGATATAGTAAACAGAAAAATTCTAGGATACCCATATAGTAAAGAACGAACACCCAGAATGTGGGATTCCGGCATAGGcaccgaaaaaaataaaaaaattgaggGGCCACCTCAGTGCTCACGTAATGAAAAACACAATTAAATACACTTTGTATCTATAAGGTGATGTCACCAGGTACAGTAGAACCTAGTTATGGTAACTCCGCTTGTAGTAAAACTCCACTTATAGTAAAAGAAGACTGGTTCCGACTAAATTCCTATAGACCCAATGGCTTATTTTTCTGATAGAGTAAACAGAAAAATTCTAGGATACTCATATAGTAAAGAACGGACACTCAGAATGTGGGATTCCGGCATAGGCACCGAAACAAAAAAATTGTGGGGCCACCTCAGTGCTCACGTAATGGAAAACACAATTAAATACACTTTGTATCTATAAGGTGATGTCACCaggtacagtagaacctcgttatGGTAACTCAGCTTGTAGTAAAACTCCACTTATAGTAAAAGAAGACTGTGGTTCCGACTAAATTCCTATAGACCCAATGGCTTATTTTTCTGATAGAGTAAACAGAAAAATTCTAGGATACTCATATAGTAAAGAACGGACACTCAGAATGTGGGATTCCGGCATAGGCACCGAAACAAAAAAATTGTGGGGCCACCTCAGTGCTCACGTAATGGAAAACACAATTAAATACACTTTGTATCTATAAGGTGATGTCACCaggtacagtagaacctcgttatGGTAACTCAGCTTGTAGTAAAACTCCACTTATAGTAAAAGAAGACTGTGGTTCCGACTAAATTCCTATAGACCCAATGGCTTATTTTTCTGATATAGTAAACAGAAAAATTCTAGGATACCCATATAGTAAAGAACGAACACCCAGAATGTGGGATTCCGGCATAGGcaccgaaaaaaataaaaaaattgaggGGCCACCTCAGTGCTCACGTAATGAAAAACACAATTAAATACACTTTGTATCTATAAGGTGATGTCACCAGGTACAGTAGAACCTAGTTATGGTAACTCCGCTTGTAGTAAAACTCCACTTATAGTAAAAGAAGACTGTGGTTCCGACTAAATTCCTATAGACCCAATGGCTTATTTTTCTGATAGAGTAAACAGAAAAATTCTAGGATACTCATATAGTAAAGAACGGACACTCAGAATGTGGGATTCCGGCATAGGCACCGAAACAAAAAAATTGTGGGGCCACCTCAGTGCTCACGTAATGAAAAACACAATTAAATACACTTTGTATCTATAAGGTGATGTCACCAGGTACAGTAGAACCTAGTTATGGTAACTCCGCTTGTAGTAAAACTCCACTTATAGTAAAAGAAGACTGTGGTTCCGACTAAATTCCTATAGACCCAATGGCTTATTTTTCTGATATAGTAAACAGAAAGATTCTAGGATACCGCATATAGTAAAGAACGGACACACAGAATGTGGGATTCCGGCAGAGGCGAGGTAGCTTCCTAGTTCCTTCCTGATTGTACACACCCAGCACGAGTTTCTCAGTTCTCGATTTAGTGACGTGACAtgtttttttctattttctctgtgcgtgcgtgtgaCACGAAGTTTGGGACATGGCGGACTGTGGCAGAAAACACGAACTGCTGACTGCTTCAAAAGATGATGTTGCCACAACTGGTGGACAGGAACGAACCGACGCATTATGCAAGTCACCGACAAATTTGCCATTTTGCAATCGACAGTTTCTGTTCTGGAGAAGAATAGGGGCTTTTTTTTCTAACAACTGCAGAGTTCCTGTTTGTACATAGCAGTGTGATAAATCCTCTGAACGACTTGAACCTTCTCCATTTACGACTGTTTTAAAGCTACACCTGACattatagagcctgaagttttcgggaaatattttttttctaaattcggagggggggtaaaaatcgggtaaataaacgtgtgcactaaattcgtgcgaattcgggtgaaaaaacttccagtatgatAAGGGCAGTAAGACAGGGCTGTACGTTTTATTACCTCATCTTACTCCCGCTTCACGAGTGTATCTGCCCTTAAGTTTCACCATAATATAGCTCTCCTCTCCACCAGGCGCCGAATTGCCTCACTGTGCCTCTTACACAAGATTTACCACAACGCCACACTTCACACTAACCTGCTTCTCCCACCTGATTACATTTCCAACAGGGTTGATCATGGTAAAAAGATTAAGCTTGTTCACTGTCATTCTAATCACTGCCAGCAATCATTCATTCCATCTGCAGTCAGGGAGTGGAATGCCCTACCTGAGCTTATCATCAACATTACTGACCCCCAGTGATTTCGCCGTCACTTATGTTGTGGTGACCCAGTTTGGGGGACACATGGGGAGCCGTCCCGTGACCTCATCTCCCCCAGGCGATCCCTCGACACAGGAACTTTCCACTGGCCAGTTTGGCCGCGTGGGCCGATTTGGCGCATGGAAGTAGGTCAGTGGAAGGTGTCGCGGGAGGGGACCCTGGGGAGGAAGGGGTCACTCGTGCCTGGGACTTGGAAGTGAGCAGACATTGCAGGAATAAAGTCAGAATGTAAGTTATTCCAAACCTGTGTCAGAGTCATTCTTGGTTGGCGATAGGGAACGTACCGGTTATTTAGACCACAACCCGGTGGGGAAGGCTACTTGCAGGAGCAAATCCCACAATGTTCACACTTCCGTGTAACATGATATTTTTCTATGCTTGACGTCCAGTGCTTTATGCACTTTTTCTTCCTTGgcgttattttttcttttgtaagttCGTGTGCTTGCTATCCTATTTTGTTTCTTCGCCcatccctcatgtaatgccctcggGCCTTTGAGGtaatggaaataaataaataaataaataaatagataaattcggggagaaatcgggctcagttacacAAAGTAACTGTAGCGGTGATGTAACTGcctttgctgccaaacaagtaagttagtgcattcctacagacgtcccagtCAGGGGAATtggccgggtaaaaatcgggtttcgccctaaagagtgaaccttcaattcggggtgcaaattcggggaagaattgagtaccgtattttcacgcgtattagccgcggcttatgcgagatttttttgttttcgcggacgctctgcggcttatgcgcgggtgcggcttatctgatgactatctttccctggtattttcccaatACCCTGGATGAAACGAAAGGGCAGACAGTgcgtcatgtttttcggaacaggaccgccctgccagtgcacgaacaataccgaacagggacgAGTCCATATTCGAGTGGTCGGACCTTCCGGATACATTccccccacgcagctttaacagAAGGGGTGACAGTGAATCATATCTTCTGGAACATGTCTTAGTGAGccgctctgtaatatttctgaTGTTAGCCTTTTTTCTGTCGAATAAATGATACCCGTTTTCATAGCGATaaagtctctattgattttgtatgtgcatcactggtttagcgcacaaagcagtcgcgtcgtattatccgcggcttatctgcgagtgcggcttatctgcaaaaaaaatTTCAAGATGTAtgtaaaaacgagtcctgcggcttatctgcggtgcggctaatacgcgtgaaaatacggtaaaaccctaaaacttcaggctctacagcGATACAGTAGTAAAGCTCCTGATATAGTAAAGTTATCCACAAGTCCCGACCAGTTTACTATGAAGATGTTCTACTGCAGTGTAGTATTTAGGTGTGTTTTCCATTAAAGATCAGACAGTTGTGAGCGTGCAGCCAAACTGTTCGTTGCCTTTCCTTTGTCCCCGTCCTTTTctgctgcattttgcttttcaaGGCATAAAGTAAGGCACTGCACTGGCTCTAGCTTGCGGGAAAGCCTGAGACTGGGGCAGCCCACAAGCACGGTCCCGGCCCGTGCTACATGACTGTTTGCTAGCCACGGTCAACTCTTCTAGTCTGCTACTCTGTAgttgtaaacaacgagatttggccgaggcagaccacaattagggacgacacaaacaagtaagcctcaacgccaggaatcgaacctgggtcttctttatttccggtcagatatgctaaccactgcaccacaccagcacgccctTTCCCTAGAGCCActgagtgcctcaagtacggggggaacagaccaggtcccccaaactcacctcggaaaagcgtgcaacgaagaaggccgccactagataccccactgttgccgttccggatcacttcagcgcgctaagtttagcggcaagatgtttttgttgtttctgcgaatgaacctagcctttatatgtccaaataaaacgtgtataacaactttctgtgtcgtgtttcactttctggtcccgtttttaaacgtgttgagcgatcggaaggatctagtgcacggctgtgtgcatcacatagcgtacctgtcgtaccaggcgccgccactGGCGCCACgtgcgcagtcgtccatttctccttcggtgacttggcgtGGCTTGGaatgtgcttcaactggatctttagcgcgctacaatcaaacgcaagccaacgtctggtaacaatggggtatctaagggcggcctccggcattgcacgcatcgggataggaacaaatacatgggaaaatggcgaccttgggtgACCTGGAAcagacaaccaaccacgctattcccattctctcttacatctttctcactcacaaTCGTGTATTCACACTCACTACACTTCGTGTATGAATGAGAGTGTGAGTGAGAAAGacgtaagagagaatgggaacagtgtggttggttgtccgtccccccccGTACTTAaggcactcaatggctcaagGGAAACGGCGCGCTGGTGTGGTGGTAGTGGTTAGCATacctgaccggaaatcagaagacccaggttcgattcctggcgtcagcgcctcttttccttgagttGTTGCACTCTGTAGTTGACCTGTTGGGTCTGGAAACAAAGAAATTTCTTGGACTTAGACTGGGTCAGGAAACATAGAAACCATTCGGGCTTGGGCCAGGCTCAGGTGGGCCAACCAAATGAAAGCCGGGCTCGGACAAGACCCGGCCCTGAGAATGCGGCCTTCCTCTGACTTGCCCACCCCAGGAGCTCCGTGCCTGGCCCGAGGAGTTTCCAGGTTTCCTGGCATGGCCTGCCAACTACAGAGCAGGAGGCTGTGACTTAActcctacaattgggaccgcccactcatccgtggaaggctcccGCGATTGGCTACCAACCTTTGCACGACGCCTCTTCTCCGCGATTTAGTGtcgttctctctctcccccccccagtccccacttggccgcgccACACTACATTCGAGCGCGCTGAGCGATTCTTGCGCGGAGGCGGGGACAAGTGTGTGActcagtcttgggtagtaactaagttacttttaacttgtaactgtaactagttacctttggggttaactagttacagtaactagttatatttccagaaaagtagcttttaactgtaactagttactatttctgtgagtgtaactgcaaaatgtatcTAGtcactcgaataaatgtcgatcCTTGTTTTGGAACGtacacatgtcgtatttttccctgtgggagagccaCATATTGACTCATAcagcttctggttaagtgcaataacacttttatcgcacttaagtaaacgtaaataaatgtatgtttttaactATTGCGTCACCCTttcatggtcatttttataaaaagtaactgtaatgtaactgagttactttctctcagtcattgtaactgtaacttagttactaaaCGAAGcaagtaactataactgcaactcagttactttttagaagtaacttacccaagagtGGTGTGACtcatgttgtcactgactataacAGCCGTGTAGCACAGGCTGGAGCACATCAACGTACGGgcctggtccccccccccccctcaccctGACCCCACCATGTCGACCTCTATCCCCTATGGGTCCGGCGAAAGACGACCCGTTCCACACCCCTTGCCAGACTTTCGCGTACACTCGAGCCCATGCAGTGCGTCACAGCAGCACGATTTCCCCCGTCCGAGTAACTCTCTTTTTGGGGTGGTGACAGACTATACATTTCATGCTGTTCCTAGGTTGAGGCATAGAGACGGTACTTTTGCCGGACATGCACGGTCCGCTCCTCAGCAGCCCTTGTGCACGGCCCTCAAGTGTTTGTCCAGAGTCCCCTTGAGTGCGAAGCCCGAGGAGCACACGGGGCACACGTACGGCTTCTCCCCCGTGTGGGTCCGCTCGTGCGACTTGACGTTGTTCGTCTTGTTGCTCGTGTAGCTGCAGAAGCGGCACTGGAGCCGCCTCATCTTCGACAGGTGCTTATCTTCCTGGTGCCTGCGGAGGTACTCTTTGGAGACAAACACGCTGCAGCACAAGGAACACCCGTACGATGATGCCGCAGTCGTCTTCTCCGCGTCCGCGCCTGCAAGACGGAAGAGAAGGTGATGACGCCGAAGGTTTTATGGCGCACGCGGAACTAGTGCTACGGTGCGCGAAAACAGTGGTGAAATCTGGGGCTAGTCACGGTTAAACGATTGTGTTAAAAACAGTGTACTAGGCAAATTGAGACGTAAAAGACGTAATACGGTAAAAACTACGTAGCAGATAGACAGTCAATGTCGCTTAAAGGTTATGAAACCTTCTAAATGATTTGCCTGCTGTACCCTCAAAGTAAAAACTATACCCGTTTAAATTACTTCTCGGAAGTAATTGGATCAGAGTTACAAGTACATGCTCGAAGATGCACTTTAAATTTACAGTTGGAATTATCAAATGATAATTATAACTCAATATATTTATAGTTGCTCTGAAAAGTAATTCCAGATCCAGGACGGATCCAGGCCCCAACAACAcagaatatcctctggatgttcGAATAATGTCCTGAGGAATTCGTACATCCCGAGGACATTCGGTGCTGTTGGGGGGCGCTCGTTTTGAGGGGGGGTTCTTTGTCAAAGCGCATAATTAGGAAGGGAGGGGGAAACTAATGCATAAACTAACTttgtttttttggggggggtgaGGGGGGACAATCGCACAAACGTGCCCATCCCCTGGAGCCGCCACTGGTTTCACTGAAATACATTGatacattgattgattgaatagTCCCTCGGGACTATCGTAGAAATATGGCaatatttctttaaaaaaagactGATGGCTAAAAATCTGCGCTTAGTGAAAACATAAGAACATGCCTCAACTGATGCCGCAAAACATCACAGAAATTTGTTGACTGCTTTAAAAACATTACAGTaagattgcaaaaaaaaaaaagtacttttgTATTAAAAGCACCCGATACAGCAAGGACGTCAAATCGCACGCCAAGTAATTAAAAAAAGTAACTCCGAGTGCATCGCAAATCACTCGCAAAAGTAATCACGTCACCATTACGATTACATAACACCAAAGTAACCCTGACAGTAGCAGCTAATTACTGGGAATGTTATTAATTACAGTAATTGGGATACTTGCTAATTAATTACTTCACAGGTCTAGTCTTACACGATCCGTACCTTACAGGGCTGACTGGTTTGAACGAGACAAAGAATAGTACAGTGGTACACACAACGGATAGCAGACTATGGTGGTAAACATAGAAATACAATAgcatacaatacaatacaatacaatacaatagcATACATtgcccacacacacaaacagctATGCAGTACATGCAAAATGGTTCACTCCTGCATCATTAAACTGTTTCGTGGAAACAATACCACAAAACTGATGAGCAAAAGACGATTCCACAATGCATGTGCCGAGAGCAGCTCAGAGGCCTAGCCCCCTTTGCAGCGAAGGATAGTAGTAAAGTAAACCCATAATCCTACGTTTAAAGACCCTAATCATGTACTACTGATATTGtgattttctctcttttttttttttttttgcagtctgACCAACTTTGTCATGCAGCGGTTCCGCTGAAGGAAGCTTGCTACTATAGGCACAAAAGTGGA includes these proteins:
- the LOC135396406 gene encoding zinc finger protein 233-like, with the translated sequence MKEGYFVLQAASTRVRHKRTESSRSWKADDAPPFTWICVESSPKVARCPIGKLEADFCDYGRFWCCADAEKTTAASSYGCSLCCSVFVSKEYLRRHQEDKHLSKMRRLQCRFCSYTSNKTNNVKSHERTHTGEKPYVCPVCSSGFALKGTLDKHLRAVHKGC